Proteins found in one Helicobacter sp. NHP19-003 genomic segment:
- a CDS encoding nickel-dependent hydrogenase large subunit — MAKKIIVDPITRIEGHLRIEVVVDDNNVITDAFSSSTLFRGLETIIKHRDPRDAGFIAQRICGVCTYSHYKAGVSAVEDALGITPPLNAQLVRSLMNIALLLHDHVVHFYTLHGLDWCDLLSALKADPKKASQIAFHYSQYPLGTGADELKEVQKRVGDFAKQGALGPFNNGYYGHKTYHLSPEQNLIVLSHYLKLLAIQREAAKMTAIFGAKQPHPQSLTVGGITSVMDVLDPTRLAEWKSKFETVKDFVERAYYSDIVMAAGAFNKEDSVLHGCGLKNFIAHEEVLLSRGKYLLSSGVVLNGDLSTLHPINENLIKEEVTHSWYQYNDTKEIQLHPYDGQTNPHYTGFKDGESIGLSGKLEKSKVLDPQNKYSWIKSPRYDGMPMEVGPLASLAVGLAAKNPYTTKVAHQFLKDTGLPIEAIFSTLGRTAARCLEAKILVENGLQTWDSLVENLKSDQSTCAPYVIDKNKEYKGRYIGQVPRGMLSHWVRIKNGVVENYQAVVPSTWNAGARDAKGQKGPYEMSLIGTRLADLTQPLEIIRTIHSFDPCIACSVHVMDCRGQDFGEFRVDPSFARFDRGGQHG, encoded by the coding sequence ATGGCTAAAAAAATCATTGTGGACCCGATCACGCGCATTGAGGGGCATTTGCGCATTGAGGTGGTGGTGGACGACAACAATGTCATCACCGATGCCTTTTCTTCCTCTACCCTCTTTAGGGGGCTAGAAACCATCATTAAACACCGCGACCCTAGAGATGCGGGCTTCATCGCGCAACGCATTTGTGGGGTGTGTACCTATTCGCACTACAAGGCGGGCGTTAGTGCTGTGGAAGATGCTTTAGGCATCACACCCCCCCTAAATGCCCAATTGGTGCGCTCTTTGATGAACATCGCGCTCTTGCTACACGACCATGTGGTACACTTTTACACTTTGCATGGCCTAGATTGGTGCGATTTGCTCAGTGCGCTTAAAGCAGACCCCAAGAAGGCGAGTCAAATCGCCTTTCATTACAGCCAATACCCCCTGGGCACAGGGGCAGATGAGCTAAAAGAGGTGCAAAAACGCGTGGGCGATTTTGCCAAACAAGGCGCGCTGGGCCCCTTTAACAATGGCTATTACGGGCACAAGACCTACCACTTAAGTCCTGAGCAAAATTTAATTGTGCTCTCCCACTACTTAAAACTGCTAGCTATCCAACGCGAAGCGGCTAAAATGACCGCCATTTTTGGGGCTAAACAACCCCACCCCCAAAGCCTCACTGTGGGCGGGATCACTTCCGTCATGGATGTGCTTGATCCGACCCGTTTAGCCGAGTGGAAAAGCAAATTTGAAACTGTGAAAGACTTTGTAGAGCGGGCATATTACTCAGACATTGTCATGGCAGCTGGGGCGTTTAACAAAGAGGACAGCGTGTTGCACGGCTGTGGGCTTAAAAATTTCATCGCCCATGAGGAGGTGTTGCTTAGTCGGGGCAAATACTTACTCAGCTCTGGCGTGGTTTTAAATGGGGATTTAAGCACCCTACACCCCATCAATGAAAACCTGATCAAAGAAGAGGTGACGCACTCTTGGTACCAGTATAACGACACCAAAGAAATCCAGCTACACCCCTATGACGGGCAGACAAACCCTCACTACACGGGCTTTAAAGATGGTGAAAGCATCGGCCTTAGCGGCAAATTAGAAAAGAGTAAGGTCCTAGACCCACAAAACAAATACTCTTGGATCAAATCCCCCCGCTACGATGGCATGCCCATGGAGGTGGGGCCACTTGCATCCCTAGCTGTGGGGCTTGCGGCCAAAAACCCCTACACCACTAAAGTGGCGCACCAATTTTTAAAAGACACAGGACTACCCATTGAGGCAATTTTTAGCACACTCGGGCGCACGGCGGCGCGCTGTTTAGAGGCCAAAATTTTAGTGGAAAACGGGCTGCAAACTTGGGATTCTCTGGTGGAAAATCTCAAATCCGATCAAAGCACTTGTGCCCCCTATGTGATCGACAAAAATAAAGAATACAAGGGGCGTTACATCGGACAGGTGCCAAGGGGGATGTTGAGCCATTGGGTGCGAATCAAAAACGGCGTGGTGGAGAATTACCAAGCGGTGGTGCCCTCCACTTGGAACGCCGGGGCCAGAGATGCGAAGGGGCAAAAGGGGCCCTATGAAATGAGCCTCATTGGCACAAGGCTTGCCGACTTGACCCAACCGCTAGAGATCATCCGCACCATCCACTCTTTTGACCCTTGCATTGCTTGTTCGGTACATGTGATGGATTGCAGGGGGCAGGACTTTGGGGAGTTTAGAGTCGATCCTAGTTTTGCCCGTTTTGACAGGGGAGGACAACATGGATAG
- a CDS encoding protein hydE: MKTFAFKFKSVGTTGLAPLFMDFMAHHAHAQGLSYATSDEVFYLKAPPNKAEDFAVQLSQRLPLAFSFSFTGIEVAKEALKWQEQEVACPPIDISCAKDFLDPTHKDFCAPKAHFESLSYHNQELTTPAQVQEAMQEAVQALQVGELVVQTSRGVITLAPKAQENARVLFMDLASVLSVTRLEPKSARVLCTYEKPAIRAPLKEVFSKEFGCLEIDACLPYDLGLALLAHFALKQGISYLFLNKAPQSPPNLAYECRAPSTPEQTYSVAQSGLMLPHALTSAKDTLDFIQQEAPQEPHLLIYLNFERPSCFWVFQEGYKQLLSVEQETHPKALLAGLQSNAKGRKLYANYKQAFPSLCESLEQAPTTPPSQNLLDFLAGLLQVLGFSKTHNPRAIFELATSFLRNKGPRVDFKLTKEPLSLNPTPTLRSAASYTLGGTDAPTMCFGILDSLAEFLGNVIYDAHTKFSCNRVYLCGEVFLQKVFLDLCLQYFPKECPALFPTNAMDYTC; encoded by the coding sequence ATGAAAACCTTTGCGTTTAAATTTAAATCTGTCGGTACAACTGGACTTGCCCCTTTGTTTATGGACTTCATGGCGCACCACGCCCACGCTCAAGGGTTGTCTTATGCCACAAGCGATGAAGTCTTTTATCTAAAAGCCCCCCCTAACAAGGCCGAGGACTTTGCGGTGCAATTAAGCCAACGCCTGCCCCTAGCTTTTAGCTTTAGTTTCACGGGCATAGAGGTGGCTAAAGAAGCACTAAAGTGGCAAGAGCAAGAAGTCGCCTGCCCGCCCATTGACATTAGCTGCGCTAAGGACTTTTTAGACCCTACGCACAAAGATTTTTGTGCCCCCAAAGCCCATTTTGAGAGCTTAAGTTATCACAACCAAGAGCTGACAACCCCAGCCCAGGTGCAAGAGGCGATGCAAGAAGCGGTGCAGGCCCTGCAAGTGGGGGAGCTTGTGGTGCAAACTTCTAGGGGGGTCATCACCCTTGCACCCAAAGCGCAAGAGAACGCCCGTGTGTTGTTTATGGACCTAGCCAGCGTGTTGTCGGTAACAAGGCTAGAGCCCAAGAGCGCACGCGTGCTTTGCACCTATGAAAAGCCCGCCATCCGCGCCCCGCTCAAAGAAGTCTTTAGCAAAGAGTTTGGGTGTCTAGAAATAGACGCTTGTCTGCCCTACGATTTGGGGCTTGCCCTTTTGGCGCATTTTGCCCTTAAACAGGGCATTTCCTATCTCTTTTTAAACAAAGCCCCCCAAAGCCCCCCTAATTTAGCCTATGAGTGCCGCGCCCCAAGCACACCAGAGCAGACATACAGCGTGGCGCAAAGTGGCCTCATGTTGCCCCACGCCCTCACCTCCGCTAAGGACACTTTAGACTTTATCCAACAAGAAGCCCCCCAAGAGCCGCATTTGCTCATTTATTTAAACTTTGAACGACCCAGCTGCTTTTGGGTGTTCCAAGAGGGCTATAAGCAGCTTTTAAGTGTGGAGCAAGAAACCCACCCCAAAGCTCTGCTTGCAGGGCTGCAAAGCAACGCCAAGGGGCGCAAACTTTATGCCAATTACAAACAAGCCTTCCCTAGTTTATGCGAAAGCTTAGAACAAGCCCCCACCACCCCACCTAGTCAAAATCTTTTAGACTTTTTGGCCGGGTTGTTGCAGGTTTTGGGCTTTAGCAAGACTCACAACCCCCGCGCTATTTTTGAACTTGCCACAAGTTTTTTACGCAACAAGGGCCCTAGAGTGGATTTTAAACTCACCAAAGAGCCGCTAAGCCTAAACCCCACCCCCACGCTAAGGAGCGCGGCCAGCTACACGCTAGGGGGGACAGACGCGCCTACCATGTGCTTTGGGATTTTAGACTCCCTAGCCGAGTTCTTAGGCAATGTCATTTACGATGCCCACACCAAATTCAGCTGTAACCGCGTGTATTTGTGTGGAGAGGTGTTCTTGCAAAAGGTCTTTTTGGATTTGTGTTTGCAGTACTTCCCTAAAGAGTGCCCCGCTCTTTTCCCCACAAACGCCATGGATTACACATGCTAA
- a CDS encoding GDP-L-fucose synthase family protein: MLTPGSRIFVAGHQGLVGRAITTCLQEQGYSNLILKTHAELDLSKQGVVEAFFEKERPEVVVLAAAKVGGILANNTYKADFIYENLAIQTNTIHCAYKYGVQKLLFLGSTCIYPKECAQPIKEEYLLTSPLEPTNEPYAIAKIAGLKMCEAYNAQHGTNFISAMPTNLYGEFDNFDLQNSHVLPALLRKLHLAKLLEENQIEAVLKDLQIPKEQALGLLAQHGVSAQSVQIWGSGAPRREFLHVRDLAHGCVFLLKHQEASARLNHTNIGTGEDISIKDLAHLMKEIVGFKGELVFDPSKPDGTLLKRCDVSKISSLGWKAGIKLEEGIRGVYSWYLAHH, translated from the coding sequence ATGCTAACGCCTGGCAGCCGCATTTTTGTCGCCGGACACCAAGGGCTTGTGGGGCGCGCCATCACTACATGCTTGCAAGAGCAGGGCTACAGCAACCTCATTTTAAAGACCCATGCAGAGTTAGATTTGAGCAAGCAGGGCGTGGTGGAGGCGTTTTTTGAGAAAGAACGCCCTGAGGTGGTGGTTTTAGCCGCCGCTAAAGTGGGGGGGATTTTAGCCAACAACACCTATAAAGCCGACTTCATCTATGAAAATTTAGCCATCCAAACCAACACCATCCATTGCGCCTATAAATACGGGGTGCAAAAACTGCTCTTTTTAGGCTCAACTTGCATTTACCCCAAAGAGTGCGCCCAGCCCATTAAAGAGGAATACCTCTTAACCAGCCCCCTAGAGCCCACCAACGAACCCTATGCCATCGCCAAAATCGCCGGGCTTAAGATGTGCGAGGCCTACAACGCCCAGCATGGCACGAATTTTATCAGTGCGATGCCCACGAATTTATACGGCGAATTTGACAACTTTGATCTGCAAAACTCCCATGTTTTGCCCGCTTTGCTTAGAAAACTCCATCTAGCCAAGCTTTTAGAAGAAAACCAAATAGAAGCCGTGCTTAAAGACCTACAAATCCCTAAAGAGCAGGCATTAGGCCTTTTGGCACAGCACGGGGTGAGCGCACAGAGTGTGCAAATTTGGGGCAGTGGCGCACCTAGACGCGAGTTTTTGCATGTTAGGGACTTGGCACATGGCTGTGTCTTTCTCTTAAAGCACCAAGAGGCTAGTGCTAGGCTCAACCACACCAACATAGGCACAGGCGAGGACATCAGCATAAAAGATTTGGCACATTTGATGAAAGAGATTGTGGGTTTTAAAGGGGAATTGGTCTTTGATCCAAGCAAGCCTGATGGGACTTTGCTAAAACGCTGTGATGTGTCTAAGATTTCTAGCTTAGGGTGGAAGGCGGGCATTAAGTTAGAAGAGGGGATTAGGGGAGTGTATTCTTGGTATTTGGCGCACCACTAG
- a CDS encoding HyaD/HybD family hydrogenase maturation endopeptidase, giving the protein MKILVLGVGNILLGDEGVGVHLCRQLQCNYAFSGQNLDFMDGGTMAQALIPWIVEYEKILLLDCVSVAGASVGEVFCFDFANIPPNITWAGSAHEVEMLQTLKLTALMGDLPPTTIIGLIPKIVPDSTTFNLSPAMLEGAQTAKAKALEILQAWGVTATPKPKPLGLQEIANHSYRIAL; this is encoded by the coding sequence CTGAAAATCTTGGTGCTTGGGGTCGGCAACATCCTCCTTGGCGATGAGGGGGTGGGTGTGCATTTGTGTCGCCAATTACAGTGCAACTATGCTTTTAGTGGGCAGAATTTAGACTTTATGGACGGGGGCACAATGGCACAGGCATTGATCCCCTGGATTGTGGAGTATGAGAAAATCCTGCTTTTAGACTGCGTGAGCGTGGCGGGGGCAAGCGTGGGTGAGGTGTTTTGCTTTGACTTTGCCAACATCCCGCCCAACATCACATGGGCGGGCAGCGCGCACGAGGTGGAGATGTTGCAAACCTTGAAACTCACCGCCTTAATGGGCGACTTGCCCCCCACGACCATCATCGGGCTGATTCCCAAGATCGTTCCAGACAGCACGACTTTTAACTTGAGCCCCGCCATGTTAGAAGGCGCACAGACCGCTAAAGCCAAGGCCCTAGAGATTTTGCAAGCGTGGGGCGTTACAGCCACACCAAAGCCAAAGCCTTTAGGTTTACAAGAAATCGCCAATCACTCTTATAGGATTGCCCTATGA
- the cybH gene encoding Ni/Fe-hydrogenase, b-type cytochrome subunit — protein sequence MDSYHRTQEFSGLVRLFHWVRALAIFALMATGFYIAYPFLAPHSSVYKHMDLLQAYIRSTHTMLGFILIAICLFRFYLFFFDQKSHRERIAAKNVLSIRAWIRQFRVYFWIAKPIHTKGAYNPIQFVAYFTLCVLLILIVLSGLVLYYNVYHLGLGGVLEPLLKWFEVLCGGLSNVRYLHHLATWGICLFIPIHIYMVVFHSIKFPDGGADVMVSGIRYVKD from the coding sequence ATGGATAGTTACCACAGAACACAGGAGTTTAGCGGTCTTGTGCGCTTGTTCCACTGGGTGCGGGCGTTGGCAATTTTTGCTTTAATGGCTACAGGCTTTTACATCGCCTACCCCTTCTTGGCCCCCCACTCTAGTGTATATAAGCACATGGACTTGTTGCAAGCCTACATTAGAAGTACCCACACCATGCTAGGTTTTATCCTCATCGCCATTTGTCTTTTCCGTTTTTATCTCTTTTTCTTTGATCAGAAAAGCCACCGAGAACGCATAGCCGCTAAGAATGTGCTTAGCATCAGGGCATGGATCCGACAATTTAGAGTGTATTTTTGGATCGCCAAACCTATCCATACCAAAGGGGCTTATAACCCAATACAATTTGTAGCTTATTTTACACTTTGTGTCTTGCTGATCCTCATTGTCTTAAGTGGCTTGGTGCTGTATTACAATGTTTACCACTTGGGGCTAGGCGGGGTGTTGGAGCCTTTGTTGAAATGGTTTGAAGTGCTGTGCGGGGGGTTGTCTAATGTGCGCTACCTGCACCACTTAGCCACTTGGGGCATTTGTCTATTCATCCCTATCCACATCTATATGGTCGTTTTCCACTCCATTAAATTCCCCGATGGCGGGGCGGATGTGATGGTGAGCGGCATCCGCTATGTGAAAGATTAA